The following coding sequences are from one Paenibacillus stellifer window:
- a CDS encoding glycosyltransferase family 2 protein encodes MKARYSVVIPMYNEEQVISHTHQRLKQVMDNTGEPYELVFVNDGSRDRTAAIIQDIADNDPNVKLIDFSRNFGHQIAITAGMDYAEGDAVVVIDADLQDPPEVILEMIAKWKQGYEVVYAKRLKRHGETLFKKTTAKVFYRLLSSMTSVDIPTDTGDFRLIDSKVADVMRDLKEKNRYVRGLVSWVGFRQASVEYVREERFAGETKYPLKKMIRFALDGITSFSHKPLKIASYLGFALSISSFIYLFVVLMQRLFTDHTVPGWASIVGVNLLFNGIVLMILGVIGEYIGRIYDESKGRPLYIVRQTVGYRKLKAEEIELLNEEARHLRKDGRYE; translated from the coding sequence ATGAAAGCCAGGTACAGCGTCGTCATCCCGATGTATAATGAAGAACAAGTCATCTCGCATACACATCAGCGTCTGAAGCAGGTAATGGACAACACCGGCGAACCGTATGAGCTGGTGTTCGTGAACGACGGTAGCCGTGACAGGACGGCGGCCATCATCCAGGATATCGCGGACAACGATCCGAATGTCAAGCTGATCGACTTCTCCCGGAATTTCGGGCATCAGATCGCTATTACGGCGGGAATGGACTATGCGGAGGGCGACGCGGTTGTGGTGATCGATGCCGATCTGCAGGACCCGCCGGAGGTTATTTTGGAGATGATCGCGAAGTGGAAGCAGGGGTATGAGGTGGTGTATGCCAAAAGGCTGAAGCGCCATGGCGAGACCCTGTTCAAAAAGACGACCGCTAAAGTGTTCTACCGTCTGCTCAGCAGCATGACCAGCGTCGACATTCCGACGGATACCGGCGATTTCCGGCTGATTGACAGCAAGGTGGCCGATGTAATGCGGGATCTGAAGGAGAAGAACCGGTACGTCCGGGGGCTGGTAAGCTGGGTAGGCTTCCGTCAGGCGAGCGTGGAATATGTGCGTGAGGAGCGTTTTGCGGGCGAGACGAAATATCCGCTTAAGAAAATGATCCGCTTCGCGCTCGACGGCATCACTTCTTTTTCCCATAAGCCCCTTAAGATTGCTTCTTATCTGGGCTTTGCGCTCTCAATCTCCAGTTTCATCTATTTATTCGTCGTTCTGATGCAGAGGTTATTCACCGACCACACGGTGCCCGGCTGGGCATCCATCGTCGGCGTGAACCTGCTGTTCAACGGGATCGTACTGATGATCCTTGGGGTAATAGGGGAGTATATCGGACGGATTTACGACGAATCCAAAGGCCGTCCGCTGTATATCGTCCGTCAGACGGTAGGTTACCGGAAATTGAAAGCCGAAGAAATCGAGCTTCTGAACGAGGAGGCCCGGCATTTGCGAAAGGATGGGCGGTATGAATAA
- a CDS encoding IS1182 family transposase encodes MIRQQQTLILSPYAALYDIVVPKDNMLRQINDLVDFTFIYEELEKKYCLDNGRNAIDPIRMFKYLLLKAIFELSDVDIVERSKYDLSFKFFLGMAPEDSVIDPSSLTKFRKLRLKDMNLLDMLIGKTVELAIEQNILKSNSIIVDATHTKARYNQKTPQEILQDRARKLRKAVYTMDESAKAKMPAKNTTSELEDELTYCQKLVHFIENESGIAQVPKILEPLNLLKETVADDVEQLRLAADPDARVGHKSADSAFFGYKTHLAMTEERIITAAVITTGEQNDGKQLQTLIEKSVAAGMQVKTVIGDTAYSEKGNIAYTKTNEIELVSKLNPLITQGARKKEDEFLFNKDAGMYVCPAGHMAIRKARQGKKGEGQNQQTTYYFDVDQCKRCPLREGCYKEGAKSKTYSVTIKSEEHTEQMAFQETEYFKTKAKERYKIEAKNSELKHGHGYDVAISSGLLGMQLQGAMAIFAVNLKRILKIAE; translated from the coding sequence ATGATACGGCAACAACAAACTTTAATCCTGAGTCCTTACGCGGCATTGTATGACATCGTTGTACCAAAGGACAATATGCTTCGTCAAATTAACGATTTGGTGGACTTCACTTTCATATACGAGGAACTCGAAAAGAAATACTGCTTGGACAATGGACGCAACGCCATTGACCCTATTCGCATGTTTAAATACTTGCTTCTGAAGGCAATCTTTGAATTGTCTGACGTAGATATTGTTGAGCGTTCAAAGTACGACCTCTCGTTCAAATTTTTTCTTGGCATGGCACCAGAAGACTCGGTAATCGACCCCAGTTCTCTGACGAAATTCCGTAAACTGCGGTTGAAAGACATGAATCTCTTGGACATGCTCATTGGTAAGACCGTAGAACTTGCCATCGAGCAGAATATCCTGAAGAGCAACTCCATCATCGTCGACGCAACGCATACGAAAGCACGCTACAACCAAAAAACGCCCCAAGAAATTTTGCAAGACCGTGCACGTAAATTACGAAAAGCCGTGTATACCATGGATGAATCGGCCAAGGCCAAGATGCCGGCAAAGAATACGACGAGCGAACTCGAGGATGAACTTACATACTGCCAAAAACTCGTCCACTTCATCGAAAACGAGAGCGGCATTGCACAGGTGCCCAAAATTCTGGAGCCGCTCAACCTGCTAAAAGAAACGGTTGCGGATGATGTTGAGCAGCTTCGTTTGGCGGCAGATCCGGATGCGCGCGTGGGACATAAGAGTGCAGATTCCGCGTTTTTTGGATACAAAACTCATCTTGCGATGACCGAAGAACGGATCATTACAGCGGCTGTAATTACAACAGGCGAACAGAATGACGGCAAGCAATTGCAGACGCTCATCGAAAAGAGCGTAGCGGCTGGCATGCAGGTCAAAACGGTGATTGGGGATACAGCCTATTCAGAAAAAGGAAATATTGCTTACACGAAAACAAATGAAATTGAACTGGTTTCCAAACTAAATCCGCTCATTACGCAGGGCGCGCGAAAGAAAGAAGACGAATTTTTGTTCAACAAAGATGCAGGCATGTACGTATGTCCAGCTGGACACATGGCCATTCGGAAGGCTCGGCAAGGCAAGAAGGGCGAGGGCCAAAACCAGCAGACTACCTATTATTTTGATGTGGATCAATGCAAGCGTTGCCCGCTTAGGGAAGGCTGCTACAAAGAAGGAGCCAAGAGCAAGACCTACTCCGTAACGATTAAATCTGAAGAGCACACGGAGCAGATGGCGTTCCAGGAAACGGAGTATTTTAAGACAAAAGCGAAGGAACGTTACAAAATTGAAGCGAAGAACAGTGAGCTTAAACATGGACACGGGTATGATGTAGCGATATCCTCGGGTCTGCTTGGCATGCAGTTACAAGGTGCGATGGCCATATTTGCTGTAAACCTAAAACGAATATTAAAGATAGCAGAGTAA
- a CDS encoding class D sortase, with translation MRKLSYIIIIAGLLLILYPKGSEWFEDWKQQRLLEQAEQSFDQSPKQSEVAGGTAADPDLRLKYAKVTQLLADESALNEQDQLSEAESDPAGDEKAIALIEIPSIDVKLPVLEGATKANMRHAAVHMTETAPLGEVGNSAIAAHRAHTKGRLFNRLGEVKIGDTITIKTKSEDLEYKVYEILVVEPTDISVLEGNNKDRILTLITCDPLINPTHRLIIHAKLDA, from the coding sequence ATGCGGAAGCTGTCCTATATTATCATCATCGCCGGTCTGCTTCTGATACTCTACCCCAAGGGGAGCGAATGGTTCGAAGACTGGAAGCAGCAGCGGCTGCTGGAGCAAGCGGAGCAGAGCTTTGACCAGAGTCCGAAGCAGAGCGAGGTTGCCGGTGGGACTGCCGCAGACCCTGATCTCAGATTGAAATATGCCAAGGTGACGCAGCTTCTTGCGGATGAATCGGCTCTCAATGAGCAGGATCAGCTCTCGGAGGCTGAAAGCGATCCGGCCGGCGATGAAAAGGCGATTGCGCTGATCGAAATTCCCTCCATAGATGTGAAGCTTCCCGTTCTGGAGGGGGCGACCAAAGCGAACATGAGACATGCCGCCGTTCATATGACCGAAACCGCACCGCTAGGGGAAGTCGGCAATTCGGCCATCGCCGCACATCGGGCGCATACCAAAGGCAGATTGTTCAATAGACTGGGTGAAGTGAAGATTGGCGATACCATTACAATCAAGACCAAGAGCGAAGACTTGGAGTATAAGGTCTATGAGATCCTGGTAGTAGAGCCGACGGATATCTCGGTGCTGGAAGGAAACAATAAAGACCGGATTCTTACTTTAATTACTTGCGATCCGCTAATTAATCCGACTCATCGTCTGATTATTCATGCCAAACTTGATGCATAA
- the katA gene encoding catalase KatA, whose product MTYDNSRLTTSWGAPVGDNQHSMTAGSRGPALIQDVHLLEKLAHFNRERIPERVVHAKGAGAHGYFEVTGDVSSYTKAAFLSQTGKRTPMFIRFSTVAGELGSADTIRDPRGFAVKFYTEEGNYDLVGNNTPVFFIRDAIKFPDFIHTQKRHPQTHLKNPTAVWDFWSHSPESLHQVSILMSDRGIPATLRHMHGFGSHTFKWVNAEGNAVWVKYHFKTEQGVKNMDVDVAAKIAGEHPDYHTEDLFNAIANGDYPSWKLYVQIMPLEDANTYRFDPFDVTKVWSQKDYPLIEVGRMVLDRNPENYFAEVEQATFSPGSFVPGIEASPDKMLQGRLFAYSDAHRYRVGPNHNQLPINRPQCPVHNHQRDGAMAYGDNGGASVYYEPNSFGGPKESPEHRTAPFEVSGQADSVAYDHDDHYTQPGDLYRLLSEDERARLVRNIVDSMRPVELVDIKLRQIGHFYKADHEFGTRIAEGLGLTVPSEL is encoded by the coding sequence ATGACTTACGATAACAGCCGCCTCACAACTAGCTGGGGAGCGCCTGTAGGAGATAACCAACATTCGATGACCGCCGGTTCCCGGGGACCTGCACTGATCCAGGATGTCCACCTGCTGGAGAAGCTGGCTCATTTCAACAGAGAACGCATCCCCGAGCGGGTCGTTCATGCCAAGGGCGCGGGAGCGCATGGTTATTTTGAAGTCACGGGAGACGTTTCTTCTTATACCAAAGCAGCCTTTCTGTCTCAGACCGGCAAGCGTACGCCTATGTTCATCCGTTTCTCCACCGTGGCAGGCGAGCTCGGCTCCGCCGATACAATCCGCGACCCGCGGGGCTTTGCGGTGAAATTCTACACGGAAGAAGGCAACTATGATCTGGTCGGCAACAATACGCCCGTCTTCTTCATTCGGGACGCCATCAAGTTTCCGGACTTCATTCATACGCAGAAGCGGCATCCGCAGACCCATCTGAAGAACCCGACGGCAGTCTGGGATTTCTGGTCCCATTCCCCCGAGTCGCTTCACCAGGTTTCGATTCTGATGTCTGACCGCGGCATTCCCGCAACTCTGCGCCACATGCACGGATTCGGCAGCCATACGTTCAAGTGGGTGAACGCTGAAGGGAACGCGGTGTGGGTCAAGTATCACTTTAAGACTGAACAGGGCGTAAAGAATATGGATGTCGATGTTGCGGCCAAAATAGCAGGAGAGCATCCGGATTACCATACCGAGGATCTGTTCAACGCCATTGCCAACGGCGACTACCCGTCCTGGAAACTGTATGTGCAGATTATGCCGCTTGAAGACGCAAATACGTACCGGTTCGATCCATTCGACGTAACCAAAGTGTGGTCGCAGAAGGATTATCCGCTGATCGAGGTTGGCCGCATGGTGCTGGACCGAAATCCGGAGAACTATTTTGCGGAAGTGGAGCAGGCTACATTCTCTCCGGGTTCGTTCGTTCCGGGCATTGAGGCTTCACCTGATAAAATGCTTCAGGGCCGCCTGTTCGCCTACTCCGATGCTCATCGCTACCGGGTCGGTCCGAACCATAACCAGCTGCCTATTAACCGTCCGCAATGTCCGGTGCATAACCATCAGCGCGATGGCGCCATGGCTTACGGCGATAACGGCGGAGCCTCCGTCTACTATGAACCGAACAGCTTCGGCGGTCCCAAGGAATCTCCGGAGCATCGCACCGCTCCGTTTGAGGTGTCCGGCCAGGCAGACAGTGTCGCCTACGACCATGACGACCATTATACACAGCCCGGGGATTTGTACCGGCTGCTGAGCGAGGACGAACGCGCCCGGCTTGTGCGTAACATTGTGGATTCCATGAGACCGGTCGAGCTTGTGGATATTAAATTGCGCCAAATCGGCCATTTCTACAAAGCGGACCATGAGTTCGGAACACGAATTGCCGAGGGACTGGGATTAACTGTTCCATCCGAGCTCTAA
- a CDS encoding GtrA family protein, producing MNNQNFKRDFIQFVKFNIVGLLNTLVDMAVFALLNGVLGLFYIGAQIISYSAGTANSFILNSKITFKDRQRSKEEGFDHMQLIRFVVLNLVVLGISLLLMSLLIDRFGLQELVAKVLVTFVTVIINFFGSRKWVFTAPKETVPAPGSNIEQR from the coding sequence ATGAATAACCAGAATTTCAAACGTGACTTCATCCAGTTCGTGAAATTCAATATTGTTGGTCTGCTTAATACGCTCGTCGATATGGCTGTGTTCGCATTGCTGAATGGGGTATTAGGCTTATTCTATATCGGGGCGCAAATTATTTCCTACAGTGCGGGAACGGCCAACAGCTTTATTCTGAACAGCAAGATTACATTTAAGGACCGCCAGCGGAGCAAAGAAGAGGGCTTCGACCATATGCAGCTTATCCGGTTTGTGGTGCTGAACCTGGTTGTGCTTGGCATCTCTCTGCTGCTGATGAGCCTGCTGATCGACCGATTTGGCCTGCAGGAGCTGGTTGCCAAGGTGCTGGTTACGTTCGTGACGGTCATTATTAACTTTTTCGGCAGCCGGAAGTGGGTATTCACCGCTCCCAAGGAGACTGTGCCGGCTCCGGGATCGAACATTGAACAGCGATAG
- a CDS encoding LysR family transcriptional regulator, translating to MDIGLLKVFMAVAEEGSISKAAQSLNYVQSNVTARIQQLEQELKTPLFYRHSRGITLTSAGQTLMTYTEKILNLLEEAEKAVVDSPVPKGSITVGSDTTAAIRLPPILSAYRGKFPEVEVHLEIGLTDQLINSVLQYSVNGAFVDGPVEHPDIIQELIINERLGLIVPETMDFCGLRTVQDKTLLILNLDCMYRMQLEEWLRDEGYRLANVMQFGTMEGLLGCVKAGIGYAVLPVSYYNKLNVKDGIRCYPFPERYGEVPTVFIRRRDLYMTSAFQQFIEELKEQLPEARMCGVETSDA from the coding sequence ATGGATATTGGCCTTCTGAAGGTATTTATGGCGGTAGCGGAAGAAGGGAGCATTTCTAAAGCGGCTCAGAGTCTTAATTATGTGCAATCGAATGTGACGGCAAGAATTCAGCAGCTGGAGCAGGAGCTGAAGACACCGCTTTTTTACCGGCACAGCCGGGGCATTACGCTGACTTCAGCGGGTCAGACATTGATGACGTATACCGAGAAGATCTTGAACCTGTTGGAAGAGGCGGAAAAAGCAGTCGTGGACTCGCCGGTTCCCAAAGGCTCCATTACAGTTGGCTCCGATACGACGGCGGCCATACGTTTGCCCCCTATTTTATCCGCCTATCGCGGCAAATTTCCCGAGGTGGAAGTCCACCTGGAGATCGGATTAACCGATCAACTCATCAATTCCGTCCTGCAGTATTCGGTTAACGGCGCTTTTGTGGATGGACCGGTCGAGCATCCGGATATTATTCAGGAACTGATCATTAACGAGCGGTTAGGACTGATTGTTCCGGAAACGATGGATTTTTGCGGTCTTCGGACTGTACAGGACAAGACGCTGCTGATTCTGAACCTGGATTGTATGTACCGGATGCAGTTGGAAGAATGGCTTCGGGACGAGGGCTACCGTCTGGCCAATGTCATGCAGTTCGGGACGATGGAAGGGCTTCTGGGCTGTGTAAAAGCCGGGATCGGCTATGCGGTGCTGCCTGTATCGTATTATAACAAGCTGAACGTCAAGGACGGCATCCGCTGTTATCCTTTTCCGGAGAGATATGGGGAGGTACCGACGGTCTTCATACGGCGGCGTGATCTCTATATGACGAGTGCGTTTCAGCAATTTATCGAAGAACTGAAGGAGCAGCTGCCGGAAGCACGGATGTGCGGGGTAGAGACTTCGGATGCTTAA
- a CDS encoding phospholipid carrier-dependent glycosyltransferase: protein MKKWPLAAKLTLLLMLFMLVLPAGTMFAEGNLLKNPGFEEADGKVPVSWTQDLWVQGGEASVLSVESEDVHSGAYAAVIENRQPNHAKWIQTVAVKPDTHYKVSGWVKVVSAGSEGLGANFFVAGVGGGYPSTKDTGGTWQELTFVGKTGSGQKEMTIGAALGGYGNLATGKAYFDDVTVEELTSAPAGASVISLDSSSGVSQEVKALKISWKNILIFSALFSGLFAWVYRTAFRSDRLLRKEKGSYGAWLWLAMGIAFLLRLRLGWTQEGYMSDMRTFMYWGQRLAEVGPGRFYQEGIFADYPPGYLYILYLLHSLKVGLGIVPGSGGEMLLFKLPAILSDLVAGWLIYRYGSKKLGSGIALGLSLLYLFNPAVLTDSAVWGQADAFFVLFLLVSIIAVSENKLAASAVWFAIATAVKPQALIFTPVLLFAFYHRRAWLEMLKGAVFGLVTFAVITLPFFWGNGGLKGLIDLYMGTLSSYPYSTVNAFNLYTLIAPSWTSIDQTWLGIPFRIWGNIAILAAVVLAGVYSFRKDRKDLSKSYFIGLVLIVVMFVVGTKMHERYMFPALILSLFTFMETKDRRLLTLFFGISLTQYINVAYVLLFLNAGQNPGSDGVVILTSIANIALLLFMLYTGWDIYYRRRILPLAPPRTQGELRASDLALAGELRIPEGESAAAPPRLLRKDWLWMGAITVLYGALALVHLGSSSSPETVWAPSSAGESFVVDLGSAKQLDRVQIFGGVGTGEFTLEFGQTQDSFSSPLKINEDVGNVFIWKSNDLNVSARYVKVNVNTPGFYLHEMAFYEQGSATPLPVSNVSEDTGGTPKTGKPANLFDEQQLIPANSGFMNSSYFDEIYHARTAYEFAHGIVPYENTHPPLGKLLISVGMALFGVNPFGWRIVGTVFGIAMLPALYVMAHRLFGRTRYAALATGLFALDFMHFTQTRIATIDVYVVFFIMLMFYFMQRYMVMNFYRVPLRRTLWPLFWSGLFFGIGVASKWIALYGGAGLAIMLGISLFDRYRQHRAARRLLAAGAAGDPAMAEACREAAGSFWKKTIITLSCCLVFFVVIPAAIYSASFIPVLSVTEQGYTFKGLIDAQTSMYDYHSKLEATHPFSSQWWQWPFMKRPVWFFSGGEGQPAGMVSSIVTMGNPLIWWTGVFAVLALLWLTIKRRQKAEYMIWIAYFSQYVPWMLVPRTTFLYHYFAMVPFMILALVYVFRQFDDLLLERRAKTIRYVYVAAVFVLFVMFYPVLSGMQVSGSYVTGILRWFPTWVF from the coding sequence ATGAAAAAGTGGCCTCTTGCCGCGAAATTGACGTTATTATTGATGCTCTTCATGCTGGTGCTGCCAGCCGGAACGATGTTTGCGGAAGGAAACCTGCTCAAGAACCCGGGATTTGAGGAGGCGGACGGCAAGGTGCCCGTTTCGTGGACTCAGGATTTATGGGTCCAGGGCGGGGAAGCCAGTGTGCTGTCCGTTGAATCTGAAGATGTGCATTCCGGCGCTTACGCGGCCGTCATCGAGAACCGGCAGCCCAATCATGCGAAATGGATTCAGACCGTTGCCGTCAAGCCGGACACGCACTACAAAGTATCCGGCTGGGTCAAGGTGGTAAGCGCCGGAAGCGAGGGTCTTGGGGCCAACTTCTTCGTCGCGGGCGTAGGCGGAGGCTATCCGAGCACCAAGGATACCGGCGGAACCTGGCAGGAGCTGACCTTTGTCGGCAAGACGGGAAGCGGTCAGAAGGAAATGACGATCGGCGCGGCTCTTGGGGGCTACGGCAATCTTGCCACCGGCAAGGCTTATTTTGACGATGTTACCGTGGAGGAACTGACTTCCGCTCCGGCGGGCGCTTCGGTTATCTCGCTCGATTCCTCCTCGGGTGTCAGCCAGGAAGTTAAGGCATTGAAAATCTCCTGGAAGAACATTCTGATCTTCTCGGCGCTGTTCTCGGGCCTGTTCGCCTGGGTGTACCGGACCGCCTTCAGAAGCGACCGCCTGCTCCGCAAGGAGAAAGGTTCATATGGAGCCTGGCTATGGCTGGCCATGGGAATTGCCTTCCTGCTGCGGCTGCGGCTCGGGTGGACGCAAGAAGGGTATATGAGCGACATGAGGACCTTCATGTACTGGGGCCAGCGGCTGGCTGAAGTTGGTCCGGGCCGCTTCTATCAAGAGGGCATATTTGCCGATTATCCGCCCGGCTATCTCTATATCCTGTATTTGCTCCACAGCCTAAAAGTCGGTCTTGGCATCGTTCCCGGCTCCGGAGGCGAGATGCTGCTGTTCAAACTGCCGGCGATTCTCTCCGATCTTGTTGCGGGCTGGCTCATTTATCGCTATGGCAGCAAAAAGCTTGGCAGCGGCATCGCCCTCGGCCTGTCGCTTCTGTATCTGTTCAACCCGGCCGTTCTGACGGATTCGGCCGTCTGGGGACAGGCGGACGCTTTCTTCGTCCTGTTCCTTCTCGTCAGCATCATCGCCGTTTCGGAGAACAAGCTGGCTGCCTCGGCGGTCTGGTTCGCCATTGCAACGGCGGTCAAGCCTCAGGCGCTGATTTTTACGCCGGTGCTGCTGTTCGCCTTTTATCATAGACGGGCTTGGTTGGAGATGCTTAAGGGCGCAGTCTTTGGTCTAGTGACCTTTGCGGTGATTACGCTGCCCTTCTTCTGGGGGAACGGCGGACTCAAAGGGCTGATCGATCTCTATATGGGCACGCTGTCCTCTTACCCGTATTCGACGGTTAACGCCTTTAACCTGTACACGCTTATCGCGCCGTCATGGACGTCGATCGACCAGACCTGGCTGGGCATTCCGTTCCGCATTTGGGGCAATATCGCGATTCTGGCCGCTGTCGTGCTGGCCGGGGTGTATTCGTTCCGGAAGGACCGGAAAGATTTGTCCAAATCTTACTTTATCGGGCTTGTCCTTATTGTCGTCATGTTCGTTGTTGGAACCAAAATGCATGAGCGCTACATGTTCCCGGCACTTATTCTCAGCTTGTTCACCTTCATGGAGACGAAGGACCGCAGGCTGCTGACCCTGTTCTTCGGCATCAGCCTTACGCAGTATATCAATGTCGCCTATGTGCTGCTGTTCCTGAATGCGGGCCAGAACCCGGGATCGGACGGCGTTGTTATTTTGACGTCGATTGCCAATATTGCCTTGCTGCTCTTTATGCTGTATACGGGCTGGGATATCTATTACCGAAGACGGATTCTGCCGCTCGCACCTCCGCGTACCCAAGGGGAGCTGCGGGCATCCGATCTGGCGCTTGCTGGTGAGCTGCGCATTCCCGAAGGTGAATCTGCCGCAGCCCCGCCGCGTCTGCTCCGCAAGGATTGGTTATGGATGGGAGCCATAACGGTGCTGTACGGTGCGCTTGCGCTTGTGCATCTGGGCTCTTCATCTTCGCCTGAGACAGTCTGGGCGCCTTCATCTGCCGGTGAGAGCTTCGTTGTCGATCTGGGAAGCGCGAAGCAGCTCGACCGGGTGCAGATATTCGGCGGCGTGGGAACCGGGGAGTTTACGCTGGAATTCGGGCAGACGCAGGACAGCTTCTCCTCCCCGCTCAAAATCAACGAAGACGTCGGCAACGTCTTTATATGGAAGAGCAATGACCTTAACGTGTCGGCGCGCTATGTGAAAGTGAACGTAAACACGCCGGGCTTCTATTTGCACGAAATGGCCTTTTACGAGCAGGGATCGGCCACGCCGCTTCCGGTTTCGAACGTATCGGAGGATACGGGAGGCACACCGAAGACAGGGAAGCCTGCCAATCTGTTTGACGAGCAGCAGTTGATTCCTGCCAATTCGGGCTTCATGAACAGCTCTTATTTCGATGAAATTTACCATGCGCGTACAGCCTATGAATTCGCTCATGGTATCGTTCCGTACGAGAACACGCATCCGCCGCTTGGCAAGCTGTTGATCTCGGTGGGAATGGCGCTGTTCGGAGTCAATCCGTTTGGCTGGCGGATCGTCGGCACGGTGTTCGGCATCGCCATGCTGCCTGCCCTGTATGTCATGGCGCATAGATTGTTCGGACGCACCCGCTACGCCGCGCTTGCGACAGGGCTGTTCGCCTTGGACTTCATGCATTTCACCCAGACGCGGATCGCGACCATCGATGTATACGTCGTGTTCTTCATTATGTTGATGTTCTACTTCATGCAGCGGTATATGGTGATGAACTTCTACCGCGTTCCACTGCGCCGAACGCTCTGGCCGCTGTTCTGGTCAGGCCTGTTCTTCGGCATCGGGGTCGCATCCAAATGGATCGCGCTCTACGGCGGAGCGGGCCTTGCCATCATGCTCGGCATTTCGCTCTTTGACCGCTACCGGCAGCACCGGGCGGCGCGCCGCCTGCTGGCGGCGGGGGCAGCCGGAGATCCGGCGATGGCGGAAGCATGCAGGGAAGCGGCGGGCTCTTTTTGGAAAAAGACTATTATCACCTTGTCCTGCTGTCTGGTCTTCTTCGTCGTGATTCCGGCTGCGATCTATAGCGCATCATTCATCCCCGTACTGTCTGTGACCGAACAGGGATATACGTTCAAGGGCTTGATTGACGCACAGACCAGTATGTACGATTATCACAGCAAGCTTGAAGCTACCCATCCGTTCTCTTCCCAGTGGTGGCAGTGGCCGTTCATGAAGCGTCCGGTGTGGTTCTTCAGCGGTGGCGAAGGACAGCCGGCCGGAATGGTGAGCAGTATTGTGACCATGGGGAATCCGCTGATCTGGTGGACCGGTGTGTTCGCGGTTCTGGCGTTGCTGTGGCTGACGATCAAACGCAGGCAGAAGGCGGAATATATGATCTGGATCGCATATTTTTCCCAGTATGTGCCCTGGATGCTTGTTCCAAGAACGACATTCCTGTACCATTATTTTGCAATGGTTCCGTTTATGATTCTGGCGCTGGTGTACGTGTTCAGGCAGTTTGACGATCTGCTGCTGGAGCGCCGGGCGAAGACAATCCGGTATGTCTATGTAGCTGCGGTATTCGTGCTCTTCGTGATGTTCTATCCCGTTCTCTCGGGCATGCAGGTCAGCGGCAGTTATGTGACCGGAATTCTGCGCTGGTTCCCGACGTGGGTCTTCTAA
- a CDS encoding transglutaminase-like domain-containing protein yields MKKLYGFILSLFVIAGSIQFAPKAFASAEWLDTSNIGQGVIGIHYSVPQNKKTKLMITKNGSSYTYNLYASKSDESFPLQLGNGTYKVSIMENTTGNKYKLIDSDSIELSLTDPNAVYLSSVQNINWSPSDRAIQKAKQLTQNAATDKDKVTAIYNYVVSNVKYDYDLAANVTTDYIPSIDNTLATKKGICYDYASLFAAMLRSVDVPTKLVMGQSSYVTAYHAWNEVLIDGQWVTIDTTVDAGLGKTKQATGSITKLASKYTGAKYY; encoded by the coding sequence ATGAAGAAGCTTTACGGCTTTATTCTTTCTTTGTTTGTAATTGCTGGGTCTATCCAGTTTGCCCCTAAAGCCTTCGCAAGTGCGGAATGGCTCGATACCTCGAATATAGGCCAAGGTGTTATTGGAATTCATTATTCCGTCCCTCAGAATAAAAAGACCAAACTGATGATCACCAAGAACGGCAGCAGCTACACGTATAACCTGTATGCGTCCAAGTCGGATGAAAGCTTCCCGCTTCAGCTCGGAAACGGCACCTATAAAGTATCGATCATGGAGAACACTACAGGCAACAAGTACAAGCTGATTGATTCCGATTCCATCGAACTGTCCCTCACCGACCCGAATGCCGTATATTTAAGTTCTGTTCAGAACATTAATTGGAGTCCATCCGACCGCGCTATTCAGAAAGCTAAACAGCTTACACAGAACGCGGCTACCGATAAAGATAAAGTAACAGCTATCTATAACTATGTAGTTTCGAATGTCAAATACGATTATGATCTTGCCGCCAATGTAACTACGGATTACATCCCGAGCATTGATAACACGCTCGCTACGAAGAAGGGCATCTGCTATGATTACGCTTCTCTCTTCGCCGCCATGCTGCGCAGTGTGGATGTGCCGACGAAGCTCGTTATGGGGCAGAGCAGCTACGTAACTGCGTACCATGCCTGGAATGAAGTACTGATTGACGGCCAATGGGTCACAATCGACACGACAGTGGATGCAGGGCTTGGCAAGACCAAGCAGGCAACCGGCAGCATCACCAAGCTCGCCAGCAAATATACGGGCGCTAAGTATTACTAA